From Humisphaera borealis, the proteins below share one genomic window:
- a CDS encoding DUF1549 domain-containing protein — protein sequence MRNRWIAIFSSLAAGLLSARVASWAADKPASTAAPAVRYDGHVGQDAYDWKHWSAFWAFQPVRRPAVPPIAPDGNTVKSSSSSPRNEVDAFVVDRLRSKGLTLAPEADKLTLLRRVTFDLIGLPPSPEEVRAFLADRSGDAYEKVIERLLASPHYGERWGRHWLDVARYTPGRVSFPAIKHTAGDSHYRDYVVRAFNNDKPYDRFITEQLAGDLLTPPADRQAHIDQIVAPAFLSIGSWFEMETDPNRLRLEMVDEMINTTTRAFMGISVACARCHDHKFDPIPIQDYYALGGIFRSTRVVGEFSDNWRDGRTRQLRPLALPDQVSANDALRKAIERLEGERWSLLEQRHRQKLADWKAVEPAYRDAANIVLDKSKPLVFHHEAEDFDGQDNLRIAQLQRDGKGVEVIETQTATAQWVKYKVEVAEAAKYRLEVLHSTDDRTPIDVVVNGESARNDALAVPTGGAGLAYQRWDVAATIDLHAGLNFLRLMAKGGNFPRIDRLRYVKIDPAIEAGIQSVAKEQKLVARLLEQFVYWPSEPWPTTAGIEAYLDDKDVAAIAAIDRQVVERSGQIKPYPLAVAVTDQPSPVDLPVYLRGQTYRESAYLVPRGVPRFLDHALPRPEIAAGQSGRLELAHWLTDPRHPLTSRVMVNRIWAWHFGKGLVDSPSDFGSRGSTPTHPELLDWLAATFMEKGWSIKQMHRLILLSATYRQSSQSQATDQVDPDNKLLSHFPRRRLEAEALYDTMLASINTLVRQPSGQPLEFAKSSNRAMYTLTTSRSPPGLGVDVRKMLTLFDVEMEGQPIGSRPTSATPAQSLFWLNSPLVKYFADRFAERLLKMDKLTDAKRVEMAYSLAIGRPPDKAIAGPLLAFVQQAEADGNTRQEAWSRLCQALYASTEFRYVN from the coding sequence ATGCGGAATCGATGGATCGCAATCTTCTCGTCGCTCGCGGCCGGCCTTTTGTCGGCGCGGGTCGCGTCGTGGGCGGCCGACAAGCCGGCGTCAACCGCCGCGCCTGCCGTTCGTTATGACGGGCATGTCGGCCAGGACGCCTACGACTGGAAACACTGGTCGGCGTTCTGGGCGTTTCAGCCTGTTCGACGGCCGGCCGTGCCGCCAATCGCGCCCGATGGCAACACCGTGAAATCGAGCTCATCGTCGCCACGCAATGAGGTCGACGCCTTCGTCGTGGATCGCCTGCGGTCAAAAGGGCTGACCCTCGCCCCCGAGGCCGACAAGCTGACGCTGCTTCGCCGGGTGACGTTCGACCTGATCGGCCTGCCGCCTTCCCCGGAGGAAGTCAGGGCATTTCTGGCCGACCGCTCGGGGGACGCCTACGAGAAGGTCATCGAACGCCTGCTCGCCAGCCCGCACTATGGCGAGCGTTGGGGCCGGCACTGGCTCGATGTCGCCCGCTACACGCCCGGCCGCGTGAGCTTCCCCGCGATCAAGCACACTGCCGGCGATTCGCACTACCGCGACTACGTGGTTCGGGCCTTCAATAACGATAAACCTTACGACCGGTTTATTACCGAGCAGCTCGCCGGCGACCTCCTGACGCCCCCCGCCGACCGGCAGGCTCATATCGATCAGATCGTCGCGCCGGCGTTTCTCTCCATCGGGTCGTGGTTCGAGATGGAGACCGACCCCAACCGGCTTCGGCTGGAGATGGTCGACGAGATGATCAACACGACGACCCGCGCCTTCATGGGTATCTCGGTCGCGTGTGCCCGCTGCCACGACCACAAGTTCGATCCGATCCCCATCCAGGACTACTACGCGCTCGGTGGGATCTTCCGCAGCACGCGCGTCGTCGGCGAGTTTAGCGACAACTGGCGCGACGGCCGAACCCGCCAACTTCGCCCGCTGGCGCTGCCCGATCAGGTGTCGGCGAACGATGCCCTGCGCAAAGCGATCGAACGGTTGGAGGGCGAGCGGTGGTCGCTGCTCGAGCAGCGGCATCGACAGAAGCTGGCCGACTGGAAAGCGGTTGAGCCCGCTTACCGCGATGCCGCGAACATCGTTTTAGACAAATCAAAGCCATTGGTATTCCACCACGAGGCCGAAGATTTCGACGGCCAGGACAACCTGCGGATCGCCCAGCTCCAGCGCGACGGCAAAGGTGTCGAGGTCATCGAAACCCAGACCGCGACGGCGCAGTGGGTGAAATACAAGGTGGAGGTCGCCGAGGCGGCGAAGTACCGGCTGGAAGTCCTGCACAGCACCGACGACCGCACGCCGATCGACGTCGTCGTCAACGGCGAATCAGCCCGCAACGACGCCCTGGCAGTCCCCACCGGCGGGGCGGGCTTGGCTTACCAGCGGTGGGATGTCGCCGCGACGATCGACCTGCACGCCGGGCTGAACTTCCTAAGGTTGATGGCCAAAGGGGGCAACTTCCCGCGGATCGATCGGCTGCGCTACGTGAAGATCGATCCGGCGATCGAAGCCGGGATCCAAAGCGTCGCCAAAGAACAGAAGCTCGTAGCGCGCCTGCTCGAACAGTTCGTCTACTGGCCGAGCGAACCCTGGCCGACCACGGCGGGCATTGAAGCGTACCTGGACGACAAAGACGTGGCGGCGATCGCGGCGATCGATCGACAGGTGGTCGAGCGGTCGGGGCAGATCAAGCCCTATCCGCTGGCCGTCGCGGTGACCGATCAGCCGTCGCCGGTCGATCTGCCGGTGTACCTGCGCGGGCAGACGTATCGAGAGAGTGCATACCTTGTGCCGCGCGGCGTGCCGAGATTTCTGGACCACGCCCTGCCCCGCCCCGAGATCGCCGCCGGGCAGAGCGGGCGGCTGGAGCTGGCACACTGGCTGACCGACCCGCGCCACCCGCTGACGTCGCGGGTGATGGTCAATCGCATCTGGGCGTGGCACTTCGGCAAAGGGCTGGTCGATTCGCCGAGCGACTTCGGATCGCGCGGATCGACGCCAACCCATCCCGAGCTGCTCGACTGGCTCGCGGCGACATTCATGGAAAAGGGCTGGAGCATCAAGCAGATGCACCGGCTGATCCTGTTGAGTGCGACCTATCGGCAGTCTTCGCAATCGCAGGCGACGGATCAGGTCGATCCCGACAACAAGCTGCTGTCGCACTTCCCCCGGCGTCGGCTCGAAGCCGAGGCGCTGTACGACACGATGCTGGCCAGCATCAATACGCTGGTCCGCCAGCCGTCGGGCCAGCCGTTGGAGTTTGCAAAAAGCAGCAACCGTGCGATGTACACGCTGACGACGAGCCGGTCGCCGCCGGGGCTGGGGGTTGATGTGCGGAAGATGCTGACGCTGTTCGACGTCGAGATGGAAGGTCAGCCGATCGGTAGTCGTCCGACGTCGGCGACGCCGGCACAGAGTCTGTTCTGGCTCAACAGCCCTCTGGTGAAGTACTTCGCCGACCGCTTCGCCGAGCGGCTGCTGAAGATGGACAAGTTGACCGACGCGAAGCGAGTGGAGATGGCGTACAGCCTGGCGATCGGCCGTCCGCCGGACAAGGCGATCGCCGGGCCATTGCTGGCGTTTGTGCAGCAGGCCGAGGCCGACGGCAACACTCGGCAGGAGGCGTGGTCGCGGCTGTGTCAGGCGCTCTATGCTTCGACGGAGTTTCGGTATGTGAATTAG
- a CDS encoding DUF1501 domain-containing protein translates to MTYFRNNLSRRDLLRRSTLGFGGLAALDLLSRSSLGESSPGGSSFGASPLAPKAAHFPARAKRVIYIFLDGGLSQIDSYDYKSRLQTDDGKPLPASIAKPKFSFAPTGALLRSPFDWKQQGNSGAWASDLFPAINKQIDNLCFIKSLHHDNEDHITAKKMIFTGSGREVRPNAGSWAAYGLGTENQSLPAFIEIMPGVPKPSSPAFLPSTYGPTAIGRTTADSRDRTWDNLAVVRGANLDRKVRQLDLIRALNANHADRTGVDHAIESEIQNMELAFRMQTAAPDLLSLNGESDDTRKLYGIGEPVTDDFGRACILARRFAEQGVRWITVNHSTMAFGNLWDQHKDLYHGHKKNAEAVDVPIAGLLQDLRQRGMLDDTLVMCGSEFGRTPVFEYQDGGDGRLRNGRDHNPHGFTMWFAGAGVKPGYSHGATDDYGFYAVQDKVHVHDLHATVLHLMGIDHERLTYRYGGRDFRLTDVSGEVVRQILA, encoded by the coding sequence ATGACTTACTTCCGTAACAACCTCTCCCGTCGCGATCTACTCCGCCGCAGCACGCTCGGCTTCGGCGGGCTGGCGGCGCTCGACCTGTTGTCGCGGTCATCACTCGGTGAGTCATCACCGGGCGGGTCGTCGTTCGGCGCGTCGCCATTGGCGCCCAAGGCAGCGCACTTTCCGGCGCGGGCCAAGCGCGTCATCTACATCTTCCTCGACGGCGGGCTCTCGCAGATCGATTCCTACGACTACAAGTCGCGCCTTCAAACCGACGACGGCAAGCCTCTGCCGGCGAGCATCGCCAAGCCGAAGTTCTCGTTCGCCCCGACCGGCGCGCTGCTCCGCAGCCCGTTCGACTGGAAGCAGCAAGGCAACAGCGGGGCCTGGGCGAGCGACCTGTTCCCGGCGATCAACAAGCAGATCGACAACCTGTGCTTCATCAAGTCGCTCCACCACGACAACGAAGACCACATCACCGCCAAGAAGATGATCTTCACCGGCTCCGGGCGCGAGGTGCGGCCCAACGCCGGCTCGTGGGCGGCGTACGGGCTGGGCACCGAGAACCAAAGCCTGCCGGCGTTCATTGAGATCATGCCCGGCGTGCCCAAGCCGTCGTCGCCAGCGTTCTTGCCGAGCACCTACGGCCCGACCGCGATCGGCCGAACCACCGCCGACAGCCGCGACCGCACCTGGGACAACCTGGCCGTGGTCCGCGGGGCCAACCTCGATCGAAAGGTGCGACAGCTCGACCTGATTCGCGCGCTCAATGCCAATCACGCCGACCGCACCGGGGTCGATCACGCGATCGAATCCGAGATTCAGAACATGGAGCTGGCGTTCCGGATGCAGACCGCCGCGCCGGACCTGCTGTCGCTCAACGGCGAATCGGACGACACGCGCAAGCTGTACGGCATCGGCGAGCCAGTGACCGACGACTTCGGTCGTGCCTGCATCCTCGCCCGCCGGTTTGCCGAGCAGGGCGTGCGGTGGATTACCGTCAACCATTCGACGATGGCGTTCGGCAATCTGTGGGACCAGCACAAAGACCTCTATCACGGCCACAAGAAGAACGCCGAGGCGGTCGATGTGCCCATCGCCGGGTTGCTGCAGGATCTGCGGCAGCGCGGCATGCTCGATGACACGCTGGTGATGTGCGGCAGCGAGTTCGGGCGAACGCCCGTCTTCGAATACCAGGACGGCGGCGACGGCCGCCTGCGCAACGGCCGCGATCACAACCCCCACGGCTTTACGATGTGGTTCGCCGGCGCCGGCGTCAAACCCGGCTACAGCCACGGCGCGACCGACGACTACGGGTTCTACGCGGTGCAGGACAAGGTCCACGTTCACGACCTGCACGCGACGGTCCTGCACCTGATGGGCATCGATCACGAACGGCTGACGTACCGCTATGGCGGGAGGGACTTCCGGCTGACCGACGTCAGCGGCGAGGTGGTTCGGCAGATCCTGGCGTGA
- the gatA gene encoding Asp-tRNA(Asn)/Glu-tRNA(Gln) amidotransferase subunit GatA, with protein sequence MVSALPFDTLAAARDALRLRKISAVELTRAVLDRIDALDGTIRAYIDVGGERSVFAERALTVAAEVDAGTRTGLLAGLPIAIKDNLCTTFGRTTCSSKMLENFHSPYDATAVQKLEAAGAVIVGKTNLDEFAMGSSTENSAFGTSRNPWDTDCVPGGSSGGSAAALAAGLCLGSIGSDTGGSIRQPASLCSLVGLKPTYGRISRYGLVAFASSLDQIGPFGWTVADAALLLQAMAGYDRRDSTSAPVDVPDYLAELDVPLKGLRIGIAREYDHAEGVDPQVKSAVDEAVKVYRSLGATTVDVSLPHTKYGIAAYYVIAPCEASSNLARYDGVHYGHRTKEPVTNIFDLYSKSRAEGFGPEVQRRIMIGTYALSKGYGERLYHNALCVRAKIKQDFDEAFQSCDVIACPTSPEPAFKVGQKSGDPLAMYLADVFTVTCNIAAIAGISVPCGFTTDAKPLPIGFQLLGPAFSEPKLLRAARMYEAATEWHKRRPGSV encoded by the coding sequence ATGGTTTCTGCCCTGCCGTTCGACACGCTTGCCGCCGCCCGGGATGCGCTTCGCCTGCGGAAAATCTCCGCCGTCGAGCTGACACGCGCCGTGCTCGATCGGATTGACGCACTGGACGGGACGATCCGGGCTTACATCGACGTCGGCGGAGAGCGGTCGGTGTTTGCCGAGCGGGCGCTGACGGTGGCAGCCGAGGTCGACGCGGGCACTCGCACCGGCCTGCTCGCCGGGCTGCCGATCGCGATCAAGGACAACCTCTGCACCACCTTCGGCCGAACGACCTGCTCGTCGAAGATGCTGGAGAACTTCCACTCCCCCTATGACGCGACGGCGGTGCAGAAGCTCGAAGCGGCCGGGGCGGTGATTGTCGGCAAGACCAACCTGGACGAGTTCGCCATGGGCAGCTCGACCGAGAACAGCGCCTTCGGCACCAGCCGTAACCCCTGGGATACCGACTGCGTGCCCGGTGGCAGCTCCGGCGGCAGCGCCGCGGCGCTGGCGGCGGGATTGTGCCTGGGGTCCATCGGCTCCGACACCGGCGGGTCGATCCGCCAGCCGGCCTCGCTCTGCAGCCTGGTGGGGCTGAAGCCGACCTACGGCCGCATCAGCCGGTATGGTTTGGTGGCGTTTGCCAGTTCGCTCGACCAGATCGGCCCGTTCGGCTGGACGGTCGCCGACGCGGCGTTGCTGCTCCAGGCGATGGCCGGCTACGACCGCCGGGACAGCACCTCGGCCCCGGTCGATGTTCCCGATTACCTCGCCGAGCTGGACGTGCCGCTGAAGGGGTTGCGCATCGGCATCGCCCGCGAGTACGACCACGCCGAGGGTGTCGACCCGCAGGTGAAGTCGGCGGTTGACGAGGCGGTCAAGGTTTACCGCTCGCTCGGGGCGACGACGGTCGATGTCTCACTGCCGCACACCAAGTACGGCATCGCGGCTTACTACGTCATCGCGCCGTGCGAGGCCTCGAGCAATCTGGCCCGGTACGACGGCGTGCACTACGGGCACCGCACGAAAGAGCCGGTCACCAACATCTTCGACCTCTACAGCAAGAGCCGGGCGGAAGGCTTCGGGCCGGAGGTCCAACGCCGCATCATGATCGGCACGTATGCCCTGTCGAAGGGGTATGGCGAGCGGCTGTATCACAACGCGCTGTGCGTGCGGGCGAAGATCAAGCAGGACTTTGACGAGGCGTTCCAGAGCTGTGACGTGATCGCCTGCCCCACCAGCCCAGAGCCGGCGTTCAAGGTCGGCCAGAAGAGCGGCGACCCGCTGGCGATGTACCTGGCGGACGTGTTCACCGTCACGTGCAACATCGCCGCGATCGCCGGCATCAGCGTGCCGTGTGGGTTCACGACTGATGCTAAACCCCTGCCGATCGGCTTCCAGTTGCTGGGCCCGGCATTCAGCGAGCCGAAGCTGCTCCGGGCCGCGCGGATGTACGAGGCGGCGACGGAGTGGCACAAGCGGCGGCCGGGCTCCGTCTAA
- a CDS encoding type II toxin-antitoxin system HicB family antitoxin, with protein MAKKTKQSPVEAFLSLSDAQKEQVWESFNREIPLSETQPLTADETAQWKQVVAKARRGRGRPKIGGGAQRVQVTVERKLLARADAYAESKGLSRAQLISMGLRKLVG; from the coding sequence ATGGCAAAGAAGACAAAACAGAGTCCCGTCGAGGCATTCCTGTCACTGTCCGATGCGCAGAAGGAACAGGTTTGGGAGTCGTTCAATCGCGAGATACCCCTCTCCGAAACCCAACCACTGACCGCCGATGAAACAGCACAATGGAAGCAGGTCGTCGCCAAGGCCAGGCGTGGAAGGGGTCGACCGAAGATTGGCGGCGGGGCGCAGCGCGTTCAGGTCACCGTCGAGCGGAAGCTCCTGGCACGTGCCGACGCGTACGCCGAATCAAAAGGCCTGTCGCGAGCCCAGTTGATTTCCATGGGGCTCCGAAAGCTCGTCGGATAG
- a CDS encoding transcriptional regulator: MNDEYGEVVIKQKNNLHHPSADAAPRCHPLFITDLAIRVVKHDPLNLTDRAAMGGGMLNVPVDPAECPFHNPCIYTPLNWVKSSFDSSAGSPMSDNPDMPSHAPAESPVATLDPLVINPGRLSILLALTSNPAGVEFVDLRHRTRLTDGNLASHARRLADAGLIDIEKEFRAGKPVTTYLLTPSGKASLQSHVNGLMSAVAGKAEPIQRIAPIRVDNSHSEDDWVD; this comes from the coding sequence GTGAATGACGAATATGGTGAGGTCGTCATCAAGCAGAAAAACAACCTGCACCATCCTTCCGCCGACGCCGCGCCCCGTTGTCATCCGCTTTTCATCACCGACCTTGCGATTCGGGTTGTTAAGCACGACCCTCTCAATCTCACGGACCGTGCAGCCATGGGAGGTGGCATGCTCAACGTTCCAGTCGATCCAGCGGAATGCCCCTTTCATAACCCATGTATTTATACACCACTTAATTGGGTCAAGTCGAGCTTCGATTCATCCGCAGGCAGCCCGATGTCCGATAACCCCGACATGCCCTCGCACGCGCCCGCCGAAAGTCCCGTCGCCACCCTCGACCCGCTGGTCATCAATCCCGGCCGGCTCAGCATCCTGCTGGCGCTGACGTCCAACCCTGCCGGCGTTGAGTTTGTAGACCTCCGCCATCGCACCCGCCTGACCGACGGCAACCTCGCCTCGCACGCCAGGCGGCTGGCCGACGCCGGCCTCATCGACATTGAAAAAGAGTTCCGCGCCGGCAAGCCGGTGACGACCTACTTACTCACGCCCAGTGGCAAAGCTTCGCTGCAGTCACATGTAAATGGGCTGATGTCTGCCGTTGCCGGAAAGGCTGAGCCGATCCAGCGAATCGCGCCGATTCGCGTGGACAATTCCCATAGTGAAGATGATTGGGTGGATTGA
- a CDS encoding putative ABC exporter domain-containing protein gives MPPALRHLIRLQLRGIFRSALRRAKTPRGAIFFAFGVLVFIAWLTPAILSAQVAKPKPAEVRNVMPLILLGIGLLTTFTSAGEKAIAFTGGESDFLFPGPFSRRQLLLYKLFKGTAVAAITALIVSIAIYRNATYWIACYLGCFLTLLFVQFGSTAALLVGQWLGGKFRSRGRLLAMACIGLMLLIALRAAVGENGWNLLLVDPRVVIQRLARTPTGQVLLAPFTVLTEIITAERLWPDLPIWTLAGVVINAALVWVIIRLDAFFLEAAAGATDRRHERMRRLRSGGAMAVVAPATSRRSVPMYPRWGGAGAIAWRQTTHAFRASRSLLVVLLVIAVAIGPFLIASSRANDPNSVLIPVFAAMAWISVILTSVLRFDFRADLDTIETLKTLPLSPSAISLGQVLTPTVLLTIIQWVVLAATTAVTWNYPAGAAARPALMVAAVVVLPFNALMIVAENIIFLIAPTRPAAAGPGDFSALGRQIFTLAIRAVGVGIAGGIAAVFAVVVFVFAGNSLVAATAVALVVLTLEVAAALPLLGFAYRRFDPSVHMPG, from the coding sequence ATGCCTCCCGCACTCCGCCACCTCATCCGCCTTCAGCTCCGCGGGATCTTCCGTTCGGCCCTTCGCCGGGCCAAAACGCCGCGGGGGGCGATCTTCTTCGCGTTCGGCGTGCTGGTGTTCATCGCCTGGCTAACGCCGGCGATTCTGTCGGCGCAGGTGGCCAAGCCCAAGCCGGCCGAAGTCCGCAACGTCATGCCGCTGATCCTGCTCGGCATCGGGCTGCTCACCACGTTTACGTCGGCGGGTGAGAAGGCGATCGCGTTTACCGGGGGCGAGAGCGACTTTCTGTTTCCCGGCCCGTTCAGCCGGCGGCAACTGCTGCTGTACAAGCTGTTCAAAGGCACCGCCGTCGCCGCGATCACCGCATTGATCGTCTCCATCGCGATTTACCGTAACGCCACCTACTGGATCGCGTGCTACCTCGGCTGTTTCCTGACGCTGCTGTTCGTGCAGTTCGGCAGCACGGCGGCGCTGCTGGTGGGGCAGTGGCTGGGCGGCAAGTTCCGGTCCCGCGGGCGACTGCTCGCGATGGCGTGCATCGGACTGATGCTGCTGATCGCGCTGCGCGCCGCCGTCGGTGAGAACGGCTGGAACCTGCTGCTGGTCGATCCCCGCGTCGTCATCCAGCGCCTGGCCCGCACGCCGACCGGGCAGGTGTTACTCGCGCCGTTCACCGTGCTGACGGAGATCATCACCGCCGAGCGCCTCTGGCCCGACCTGCCAATCTGGACGCTGGCGGGGGTGGTCATCAACGCCGCGCTGGTGTGGGTGATCATTCGGCTGGATGCGTTCTTCCTCGAAGCCGCCGCCGGTGCCACCGACCGCCGACACGAGCGGATGCGACGGCTGCGATCGGGCGGGGCGATGGCGGTGGTCGCGCCGGCGACCTCCCGCCGCAGCGTGCCAATGTATCCCCGCTGGGGCGGGGCCGGCGCGATCGCCTGGCGGCAGACGACGCACGCCTTCCGTGCCAGTCGGAGCCTGCTGGTGGTGCTGCTGGTGATCGCGGTCGCGATCGGCCCGTTCCTGATCGCAAGTTCCCGGGCGAACGACCCCAATTCCGTCCTGATCCCCGTCTTCGCCGCGATGGCCTGGATTTCGGTCATTCTTACCAGTGTGCTGCGGTTCGATTTCCGGGCCGACCTGGACACCATCGAAACACTGAAGACCCTTCCGCTGAGCCCCTCGGCGATCAGCCTCGGGCAGGTGCTGACGCCGACCGTCCTGCTGACGATCATCCAATGGGTGGTGCTGGCGGCAACGACCGCGGTGACCTGGAACTACCCCGCCGGGGCGGCGGCCAGGCCGGCGCTGATGGTGGCGGCGGTGGTGGTGCTGCCGTTCAACGCGCTGATGATCGTCGCCGAGAACATCATTTTCCTGATCGCCCCCACGCGGCCTGCGGCCGCCGGGCCCGGCGACTTCTCGGCGCTCGGCCGGCAGATCTTCACGCTGGCGATCCGCGCCGTCGGCGTGGGCATCGCCGGCGGCATCGCGGCGGTTTTTGCCGTTGTCGTGTTCGTCTTTGCCGGCAACTCGCTGGTCGCGGCGACGGCGGTCGCGCTGGTGGTGTTAACCCTGGAAGTCGCCGCCGCGCTGCCGCTCCTGGGATTTGCCTACCGCCGATTCGACCCGAGCGTGCATATGCCGGGGTGA
- a CDS encoding CsbD family protein translates to MGREDEAAGKAKQVKGKVNDVVGAIKGDTGQQIKGKVQKAVGKVQEAVGKASRKD, encoded by the coding sequence ATGGGCAGAGAAGACGAAGCCGCCGGCAAGGCCAAACAGGTCAAGGGCAAGGTCAACGATGTGGTCGGCGCCATCAAAGGCGACACCGGCCAGCAGATCAAAGGCAAGGTCCAGAAGGCAGTAGGCAAGGTGCAGGAAGCGGTCGGCAAGGCCAGCCGCAAAGATTGA